One part of the Truepera radiovictrix DSM 17093 genome encodes these proteins:
- a CDS encoding peptidoglycan D,D-transpeptidase FtsI family protein, which produces MALRHVTGRFASSAAPRERVRRQEAPSAAAVYPTAGAPRRDARTPQTRRSAVAPAHLQLHKRLLLSAALVVPLSAAVVGFSSLGLRLGAPPSVLREAPQRGRILAADGTVLAEGDAEARRYPEGRLAAQLIGFSGARQPGGNFGLEGLEFTLDARLQAGEDVRLTIDPELQAIAQGELARAAREHGAENGAMVLLEAGSGRVLAAASYPQFDPNTHRNLRDRTGVANRAFLQQVEPGSVMKPFLIAALMQAGRLEADEVLEVESTIRVGNQTFRDVAPHDLELSIAEMLRYSSNVGMIKLGERFSSAELAAWYRHFGFGKDVGLKHLFTQTGQINDPATWVPQDHASATIGQSVSATALQLAAAYSVFANDGVFVPPQIVESEVLYEDGVRVGAERLLSPEVAEAVTEMLVYTVENGSLTVAKIPGVTVAGKSGSADLFDTDKGVYINAGTLSFAGFFPADDPKVTAVVYLQRVDPNRGSLSALVAAPVFRRVGSEVVAHWGVPETAAPSTLATAEGALTATTTGLQRTR; this is translated from the coding sequence ATGGCGTTAAGACACGTTACCGGCAGGTTCGCCTCGAGCGCAGCGCCCCGAGAACGCGTGCGCCGCCAAGAGGCCCCTTCGGCCGCCGCGGTCTACCCTACCGCCGGCGCGCCGCGGCGCGACGCGCGGACGCCGCAAACGCGGCGCAGCGCAGTGGCCCCGGCGCACCTGCAACTGCATAAACGCCTCCTGCTCTCGGCCGCCCTCGTCGTACCGCTCTCGGCGGCCGTCGTGGGCTTTTCGAGCCTCGGCCTGCGGCTGGGCGCACCGCCCAGCGTCCTCCGCGAGGCGCCGCAGCGCGGCCGCATCCTCGCCGCTGACGGCACCGTGCTCGCCGAAGGGGACGCCGAAGCGCGGCGCTACCCCGAGGGGCGCCTCGCCGCGCAGCTTATCGGCTTTAGCGGCGCGCGCCAACCGGGGGGCAACTTCGGCCTCGAGGGGCTTGAATTCACCCTCGACGCGCGGTTGCAAGCCGGTGAAGACGTGCGGCTCACCATCGACCCCGAGCTGCAGGCGATCGCTCAGGGCGAGCTCGCCCGCGCCGCCCGCGAGCACGGCGCCGAAAACGGCGCGATGGTCCTGCTCGAGGCCGGCAGCGGCCGCGTCCTGGCTGCCGCCTCGTACCCGCAGTTCGACCCCAACACCCACCGCAACTTGCGCGACCGCACCGGCGTCGCCAACCGCGCCTTTTTGCAGCAGGTCGAACCGGGGTCGGTGATGAAACCCTTTCTGATCGCGGCGCTTATGCAGGCCGGACGCCTAGAGGCCGACGAGGTGCTCGAGGTCGAGAGCACCATCCGCGTCGGCAACCAGACGTTTCGCGACGTCGCGCCACACGACCTCGAGCTCTCCATCGCCGAGATGCTGCGCTACTCGTCGAACGTCGGCATGATCAAACTCGGCGAACGCTTCTCCTCCGCCGAGCTCGCCGCGTGGTACCGGCACTTCGGCTTCGGCAAAGACGTCGGCCTCAAACACCTCTTTACCCAGACCGGTCAGATCAACGACCCAGCCACCTGGGTGCCGCAAGACCACGCCTCGGCGACCATCGGCCAGAGCGTCTCCGCGACCGCGCTGCAGCTCGCCGCCGCCTACAGCGTGTTCGCCAACGACGGGGTCTTCGTACCGCCGCAGATCGTCGAGAGCGAGGTGCTCTACGAAGACGGGGTGCGCGTCGGCGCCGAGCGCCTCCTCTCCCCCGAGGTCGCCGAGGCGGTCACCGAGATGCTCGTCTACACCGTTGAAAACGGTTCGCTCACGGTCGCCAAGATCCCCGGCGTCACGGTCGCGGGCAAGTCCGGTTCGGCCGACCTCTTCGACACCGACAAGGGCGTCTACATCAACGCCGGAACGCTCTCGTTCGCGGGGTTTTTCCCCGCTGATGACCCCAAAGTCACGGCGGTCGTCTATTTGCAACGCGTCGACCCCAACCGGGGCTCGCTCAGCGCGCTTGTCGCGGCGCCCGTCTTTCGCCGCGTAGGGAGCGAGGTCGTCGCGCACTGGGGGGTACCCGAAACGGCCGCGCCGAGCACCCTAGCCACCGCAGAGGGCGCGCTCACCGCCACCACGACGGGTCTTCAGCGCACCCGTTAG
- a CDS encoding UDP-N-acetylmuramoyl-tripeptide--D-alanyl-D-alanine ligase has protein sequence MRSLPATLLAELSGVPATEARALPSARGVAFHSARVRPGDAFFALPGASSHGLRYADAALQAGAAFIVSDRPHPRGLTVPDPARLLLQLGRVARAALQGPVIGVTGSAGKTSTRALLAAALGAHATRGNFNTPLALAQTLVEAWLEDRTGAHDRLVLELGIDHTGEMDELVELTRPTLGVVTLIAPAHLDGLGSVEGVAREKFKLLTGVRHAWVSAQAYPFLTPAQRAALQGRLTVYGLDGRETPTGGEAKRVTGHFASAAGGGALHALGLRVPLALPSPALAENALCALAVAAHLGVDPAAAAARLQGAVLEPGRLQRHQLGALTLLDDAYNSNPASVRAALTALAALPRPHTAVLGDMLELGAASAELHRALAEDTAALDAVVAVGPAMRALAEADPRAVYLEAFDLEALLALVPERGTLLVKGSRGVRLERLTEALLRRYAEQHDKPPEHPEGARG, from the coding sequence GTGAGGTCGCTCCCCGCAACCCTACTCGCCGAACTGAGCGGGGTGCCGGCGACCGAAGCGCGGGCGCTGCCAAGCGCCCGCGGCGTCGCCTTTCACAGCGCGCGGGTGCGCCCGGGCGACGCCTTTTTCGCCCTCCCCGGCGCCTCGAGCCACGGCCTTAGGTACGCCGACGCGGCTTTGCAGGCGGGGGCGGCGTTTATCGTCTCCGACCGGCCGCACCCGCGCGGGCTCACCGTCCCCGACCCCGCGCGGCTCCTTTTACAGCTCGGCCGCGTCGCGCGCGCGGCGCTGCAGGGGCCCGTCATCGGCGTCACGGGGTCGGCGGGCAAGACGAGCACGCGCGCGCTGCTCGCCGCCGCGCTCGGGGCGCACGCGACGCGCGGCAACTTCAACACGCCCCTGGCGCTCGCGCAGACGCTCGTCGAGGCGTGGCTGGAAGATCGCACGGGGGCTCACGACCGGCTCGTGCTCGAGCTCGGCATCGACCACACCGGCGAGATGGACGAGCTCGTCGAGCTTACCCGCCCGACGCTGGGCGTCGTGACCCTTATCGCCCCCGCCCACCTCGACGGCTTGGGCAGCGTCGAGGGGGTCGCGCGCGAAAAGTTCAAACTGCTTACAGGCGTGCGCCACGCCTGGGTGAGCGCGCAGGCCTATCCCTTCCTCACCCCCGCCCAGCGCGCGGCCTTGCAGGGGCGGCTGACGGTGTACGGCCTAGACGGCCGAGAAACCCCCACAGGAGGTGAGGCCAAACGCGTTACGGGACACTTCGCCTCCGCAGCGGGCGGCGGGGCGCTCCACGCCCTTGGCCTGCGCGTCCCGCTCGCGCTGCCGAGCCCGGCGCTCGCCGAGAACGCCCTCTGCGCGCTCGCGGTCGCCGCGCACCTCGGCGTCGACCCCGCAGCGGCGGCCGCGCGGCTGCAGGGCGCGGTGCTCGAGCCCGGCCGTCTGCAGCGCCACCAGCTCGGCGCGCTCACGCTCCTCGACGACGCCTACAACAGCAACCCGGCGTCGGTGCGCGCGGCCCTGACGGCGCTCGCGGCGCTGCCGCGGCCGCACACCGCCGTTTTGGGCGACATGCTCGAGCTCGGCGCGGCCTCGGCCGAGCTCCACCGCGCGCTCGCCGAGGACACCGCGGCGCTCGACGCCGTCGTCGCCGTCGGCCCCGCCATGCGCGCGCTCGCCGAGGCCGATCCGCGCGCGGTCTACCTCGAAGCGTTCGACCTCGAGGCCCTCCTAGCGCTCGTCCCAGAACGGGGGACGCTGCTCGTCAAGGGGTCGCGGGGGGTGCGGCTCGAGCGGCTGACGGAGGCGCTGCTTAGGCGTTACGCCGAGCAGCACGACAAGCCGCCCGAACACCCCGAAGGGGCGCGCGGATGA